TTCGTCCTGATGAAGTTGATGTGGAACTGGCCAGGCGAGGTCGACCGGGTGGAGACGCCCGACGATCGGACGGCGGTCATCGTATGGAAGCAACCGCTGGCGAACCCCAGGGCCCTGATCAGCAGCGCCCCCATCCTGGTCAACGCATCGGCTTACGGGAAGTTCGCCGAGGAAGCCGCCAAATGGCTGGGCCAGACCGGCCCGGAGGCCGAGGGAGCCCTGAACAAGGTTCGTCAGGAGCTCTCTAACTTCAAGCCGGAGAAGCCCATCGCCATCGGCCCCTTCCAGGTGGAGACCGTCAGCGCCTCGGAAATGATCTTGTCGAAGAACCCACACCATTACGCCGCAAGCAAGATCCAGATCGATCGCATCCGCTTCCTGCGCTGGACCTCGAACGAGGTGATGTGGGCGTTCCACCTGGCCGGGGAGCTGGACGCCAGCCACGCGGCTGCCCCGAAGGACGTCGCAGATCAGATCCTGCAGCGGCAGCCGAAAACGCGACTCCACCTGGTCACGGACCTGTCGGAGTTCGCCCTGCTCTTCAATCTGCGCAAGGCGCCTTTCAACGATGTCCGCTTCCGCAAGGCCATAGCCTATTTGATCGATCGCGACAAGGTGCGGGAGGTGGCCTATTACGCCGGGCTCACTTCCGCTCCCTACTCCCACGGCGTCCTGAAGTCCTTCGAGGAGCAATGGCTGGGGAAGGATTTCCTGAGCACCCTCAGTGCCTACGCTCCTGACCCGGCGAAGGCGGAGGCGCTGCTCAAAGAGCTGGGCTGGACGAAGGGCCCAGACGGTAAATGGCGGGATCCCGCGGGCCGAACCCCTGAGTTTGAGATCCTGGCTCAGGCTGGAGCCACCGATTGGACCCTGGCCGCCGAGGCGATCGCTACCCAGCTGAACCAGCATGGCTTCCGAGTGCGGACCCGCACCGTCGAGCCCGGCGTGTATCCCACGACGCTCCGGGGCGGCCAGTTCGACATGGCGATCCAGTTCGGCAGCGCCTGGTG
The genomic region above belongs to Thermoflexus sp. and contains:
- a CDS encoding ABC transporter substrate-binding protein, translated to MSRGSSMTMAWVFALTALAVLLSACAPTPTPSPGPAASPTPVVIEKVVTPTPAPRPKEFVLGTAWEVPPAYHGNPFASGGVGGAWWFVFQPLLIYVPATGEAIPSLAESFQEAPDRITFRLRQTGWSDGTPFTSKDVWASFVLMKLMWNWPGEVDRVETPDDRTAVIVWKQPLANPRALISSAPILVNASAYGKFAEEAAKWLGQTGPEAEGALNKVRQELSNFKPEKPIAIGPFQVETVSASEMILSKNPHHYAASKIQIDRIRFLRWTSNEVMWAFHLAGELDASHAAAPKDVADQILQRQPKTRLHLVTDLSEFALLFNLRKAPFNDVRFRKAIAYLIDRDKVREVAYYAGLTSAPYSHGVLKSFEEQWLGKDFLSTLSAYAPDPAKAEALLKELGWTKGPDGKWRDPAGRTPEFEILAQAGATDWTLAAEAIATQLNQHGFRVRTRTVEPGVYPTTLRGGQFDMAIQFGSAWWGTAHPLTGYYRLYQGEAAEFTGAKDLMTTAKGPQGEDVNIAQALDSLSKEPNSERQKTIVRQLAWITNENLPVLSLLEKRLMIFHVDGVRVTGWPAENDPLWTVAPGAIERFYAHLLIEGILKPAP